From the genome of Alkalimarinus coralli:
ACTTTGTTTGAATTTTATACATCACATTTATTTTTTTGCTATCATTGCAGTGTGGGCCGACATAATTATAAGGAATCATAATTCCAAACACTAATCTTTTGAGGCCTACCGTCCGCAATTTCGCACAGTTCGCTCTGTATTGCAGCTCTCATTGCTATGGACTTATCACTATGAAGTTATTCATATTGGTGTGGTTTATGTTGGGTATTGTGAGGCTGTTTGAATGAAGTGTGTGAAGAGTAATTGATAGGGCAATTTTAATGGTACCTGATTTGTTCGAGCTTTGCTGCGTAATTTAGACGTGACGCGCACTATGGTGAGAGTCAGGATGATTTAATATTTTTAATAGTTATTGAGATACATTACATGAATAACCAAACTGTAAAGGCGATTGTAACCGGACTTATTTTCGCGATACCAACCCCGTTTGTACTGGGTTATCTTATTCTTGCTGTAACAGGTGATGCCATTAGTTTTGAAGGTGTTAGCGCTGAAGCGGCAACGGCTGTGTCAAAATTAATGGGCTTTTTAGGAACGGGAGCTGGGGTCTCTGCGTATATTACCTCTGCTGTGGTAATCGGGTTAGTTGCGGCTTTGGGCACTCTTACATCAACGGGTGGGTCAAGTGCGTACTATGGAGATGACGATGATGATTCCCCAGAAGGTGACGAGCAAGGCACAGTAAAATGGTTTAACGTCAACAAAGGATTTGGTTTTATCACCCGCGACGCAGGAGACGATGTATTTGTTCACTTTCGGTCAATTCGTGGTCATGGCCGTCGTTCATTACGTCAGGGCCAGCAGGTTCGCTTTAATGTAACGCAGGGAGACAAAGGTCTTCAGGCTGAGAACGTATCGGTCGTTAGGTAGCATTTATTCTTAATGCTATAACAACGTTAAATGCCACCGCAAACTCTTTTTCGGTGGCATTTTTGTTTACCAGTTCACCACTTCTTTACCTTCTTTTGTGACTTTCCACCACTGATTATCTGAGTCTTCTGATTCTTCCCAGCTATTTGTTGCACATCTGACTTCCTTGTCCAGGGTCACAGCAATTTGGCTTGCACAATCGATATCACTTGCCCATGGCGTTTGATCTGACTGAAACCAGAGGCTGGTAAATAGTTTTCCTGCTGCACCGATATAAATAGTAAGAGGAATAGTTTGCTCTGCTAACATACAGGTTAGGTTGATTGATGTTTTTTCCAGATCGTCCTGAGCATCAACGTCATCAAAAATGTCATTGAGCCATGTGATTATTTCTTGGACTGTACAATTTTTTATATAGACTTCTATATCCGGTTGACGCTGATATTCATCGTGTTGTTCAGTCTGCTTGGCCATGAATATTACTCAGTCTATGAACGGTTAATAAAATGATTAATTCTGCTTAGTAAAAGCTTTACGTACCCAATAATAGCCATTATTGCGCCTAAAAAGGCAATGACCAACGAAAATAGTGTCACTAGCTCCTGCTTAAGCGAAGGGGGGATGTAAAAATGGGCAGCAACAACCACACTGAGTCCCCCAAGCAAAAGAAGTGCGCCTATCGCAAACAGCTTGAAGTTACGCTGCTGAGGCGTTAATTCGTGTTTGGGCTTTCTCAAAAACGTTTGCTTTATTCCTGACATGGTCTGTAGCCTGTGAGGAAAACATCGATCGTCACTTCGATTGAATCCAGGTTCTTTATTATTGACTTTGCAGACTCAGTTGCTCGCCAATAATGGGGGGTCATTAAAAGTAAGTCGCTGATTGCCTGGGAAGTAGTAAGCTCGATTTTGTATTTTATATTTGAGCAGAGAGACGGCTCTAGGGTTACAAACTCGTTTTCGAGTGTGCTCGTGGGGTTATATGCTTGTTGTTTTACGTCTTGATACAGCTTTTCCCGTAGTTCTATCAGGTGCTCGGGCCCGGTTGATGCAACATACAATAAACCATCCTGCTTAAGGATACGCCTGAACTCTTCAGGGACAATTCGAGAAAACAAACAGAGCACAGCACTCTGAGAGTCGCTCTTAATGGGGATATGGCTAGATGTTGCAGTGACCCATTGTATCGACTTAGTTCGTCTGCAGGATGCTTTGACGGCTCGTTGAGAGATATCAAAACCAATGATGCCGGCTCTTTTTAGTGCGCCCTGTTGCTGAGAGGGGGGATTCGAGTCAAATGCAGTGTTTAAGTGTTGTTGTAGCTTCTCCGTATAATACCCTTCGCCGCTACCTGCATCGGCAATGTGGTAGCTTGCTGCCTCTCTACTTTTGCTAAGGTAGTCGTTTAGAATAAACTCGTTTAACTTGTCAGATATTGGTTTGTAATACCCCGCGTCGAGAAACCGGTAGCGTGCCTCAACCATTTCCAAACTATCACCTGGCTGTTTACTCTTTTTGTGTTGTGGTAGCAGTAAGTTGACGTAGCCTTGTTTTGCTACGTCATACTGGTGATTATTGTTGCAGCAGAATTGCTTTTCCTTTCGTTTGAGAGGCTGCTGACAAACGGGGCATATGAGTGAGCCGCTTTCAGCTTCGGCATTATTCATATCGCGCGCTATGCTATTTGTCTTGCTGGGGTTATCTGATATCACTCGCGATGTCCCAATAGCCTGACCAGAATGCCTTCGTAGATTGTGGATAGCTCGTTTAAATCACTGACGCTGACACACTCGTTTACTTTGTGGATTGTTGCATTAAGAGGGCCTAGCTCTAATACCTGAGCACCAGTGGGTGCAATAAACCGGCCGTCAGAGGTTCCGCCAGATGTTGATAGTTCTGTGTCGATGCCTGTGATTTCACGAATTGATGCTACGGCTGCGTCGACCAGTGGGCCTTCTGGTGTTAGAAAAGGGAGGCCGCTAAGGTTCCATTCAAGATCATAATTGAAGTTATGCTTGTCCAGAATGTCATGAACGCGTTGCTTGATCATCTCTACCGTAAGCTCTGTTGAAAAACGAAAATTAAAAATAATTTCCTTTTCTCCCGGAATAACGTTGGTTGCACCGGTTCCCGCCTTCAGGTTGGTAATCTGAAAAGAGGTAGCAGGGAAAAACTCATTGCCGTTATCCCAGACTTCGGTTGAAAGATCGAGTAATGCAGGGATGGCAGTATGTACAGGGTTTTCTGCAAGGTGTGGGTACGCAACATGGCCTTGTGTCCCTTTTACTGTCAAGTCACCGTGTAGAGAGCCACGACGACCATTTTTGACAACATCGCCCAGTTTATTGGT
Proteins encoded in this window:
- a CDS encoding putative RNA methyltransferase — translated: MNNAEAESGSLICPVCQQPLKRKEKQFCCNNNHQYDVAKQGYVNLLLPQHKKSKQPGDSLEMVEARYRFLDAGYYKPISDKLNEFILNDYLSKSREAASYHIADAGSGEGYYTEKLQQHLNTAFDSNPPSQQQGALKRAGIIGFDISQRAVKASCRRTKSIQWVTATSSHIPIKSDSQSAVLCLFSRIVPEEFRRILKQDGLLYVASTGPEHLIELREKLYQDVKQQAYNPTSTLENEFVTLEPSLCSNIKYKIELTTSQAISDLLLMTPHYWRATESAKSIIKNLDSIEVTIDVFLTGYRPCQE
- the dapE gene encoding succinyl-diaminopimelate desuccinylase, which gives rise to MPQNTPTIELAKELISKHSVTPEDAGCQALICERLEQLGFVIETLQFEEVVNFWARRGSEGPVLAFAGHTDVVPTGPVENWDYPPFEPTIVGDMLYGRGAADMKGSIAAFVTACERFIYENPNHTGSIAFLITSDEEGPAKNGTVKVIETLESRGEKIDWCLIGEPSSTNKLGDVVKNGRRGSLHGDLTVKGTQGHVAYPHLAENPVHTAIPALLDLSTEVWDNGNEFFPATSFQITNLKAGTGATNVIPGEKEIIFNFRFSTELTVEMIKQRVHDILDKHNFNYDLEWNLSGLPFLTPEGPLVDAAVASIREITGIDTELSTSGGTSDGRFIAPTGAQVLELGPLNATIHKVNECVSVSDLNELSTIYEGILVRLLGHRE